Sequence from the Desulfobacterales bacterium genome:
TGTGCTAGATGAACAGGTAAAATTTGGTGAAAATACAAAGAGGGGTACGATTAGGGGTACGATTTGAGGGTATTCGCCAAGAAAAAAGCCGATCCCCAGAATTTCAGAACCGGCTCAATCATTGTGAATGGCGGAGAGAGAGGGATTCGAACCCTCGATGGAACTTTCGCCCCATACTCGCTTAGCAGGCGAGCGCCTTCAGCCAGCTCGGCCATCTCTCCGTTGTTTGTTATTGGTTAATCGTTATTCGTTATCCGTTAGGTAGGAATATACATTTTTCTAATAACTTATAACCAATAACCATTAACTATTTTGGCGGAGGGAGTAGGATTCGAACCCACGGAGGTGTTACCCTCAACGGTTTTCAAGACCGCCGCTTTCGACCACTCAGCCATCCCTCCGGTATCGATTTGCTGAAATTTTTATTTTAAACTGAAGTACTAAACCACTATATTTACCATTCCACATAACCATGGTCAATCTTTTTGTCTTTGATTCAAAACCCGCATACGGGCATTATTTTCCTAAGACATCCTTCGCAGGCAACTGTACAGGCGATTTGAAACCGCTGCTATAGGGCCCGCAGCCTTCACTTGATTCGGTTTTATCTGTTGATTGAAAAGGTTGCTTTTTGTATCGGCCGACACTCACATTTGGAAATTGCATTTGGTGTTGACAGGCACTAGTTTTTATGGTTTCGAAGGCCTTAACAGCATTGGATATATAATTTTTGTTTTGCTTGGAAAGGAAGTTAAAATGAAACAAAAATATTCGATTGTCAAAGATGATAAAAACAACCAATTAATTATCCGTGAATTTGCCGAACTCGACAAGGAAATTTTATCATTGCTGTGCGAGGAATCATACGATTCAAAGGTAATTAAAGCCGCCATTCGGCAGGGTGATGAAAAATTGATCTCCTCTTTGCGAACCAATAATCTTTATCCGCCCGGGATTTATGCGGCCAAAATAGCGGCTACCGTCAAACAGCTGTATGCCAGCAAAGAACAGGAATCAGCGGATCTTTTTTTTAATGATCTGGAATTGCTGGCCGTAGAATCTGAACCCGAACCCGATGATGCTGATGAAGAGGAGGTCGTCGAGGAACAGGCTGAAGAAATGGATGAGCTCCTTGAGGATGATTTTGAATCCGGATATGAAGAAAAAAATAAAATCAGCAAACTGGATTCTTCCTTAAAAATCGCCGATGACGACTATGGTGATAGCCCCAGCGAGAGCTAAAGAAACTTTTTAAAGGCCACTTTTCAATTAGCTATATGATATCCTTTTAAATTTATTGGACAAAATTTCCGATACGGTCTAACGGCTGGTGGCACGCGGGTTCAAACAAAAGGCATGCTTCCGCCATAGCGTTGCAAATCCCTCCTGTATTATCCGCCTCGATCAAGCTCCGTTTCAGACAGTGGAATTGTGGCCTAAAAATCTCAAAATAACCCTCAAAATCTATTTTTTTTCATTGACTTAATCGCGTTCATCCTTTAAATAAAAATCTTATTAAGTTTTAAAAGGCAACCAAATTTTATTGGGATTCACAGAAAGATTTTCAAGGCCAAGTACGATCAAATTGTGCGGTTATCAGTATCGCACCCTGCCCGTTTAGTCTTGCCAACGATGGAAATAGCCAGCTAAGCTAAATCGGTAAGTTGTATATCTGTTTAGAGACTCTGCGAGATTAATGTAAACGGTTTCGGAATGATCTTGAATCGCATCAAGGAGGTGCAAATGGAAAAAGAAAAGGCATTTTATGAGAGGTTGGAGGGCAAAGGGGTCTCCCGAAGGGACTTTATGAAGTTCTGTACCTTCCTGACGGCCACCATGGGGCTCTCGTCATCGTTTGTGCCAAAAGTGGCGGAAGTTTTTGCAGCCCCGGCACAGCGCCCGCCGGTTATTTACCTGCACTTTGGTGAATGTACCGGATGCACAGAAGCCCTGATCAGATCCATGTATCCCTGGATCGATGAGCTGGTTCTTGAGATTCTTTCAATCGAATATCATGAAACCATCATGGCAGCCGCCGGCCATCAGGCCGAAGAGCAGCTCCAACACGCGGCAGACAAATACAAGGGCAAATTCATCTGCGTGGTAGAGGGTGGCATTCCCGTCAAGTTTGACGGCGGCTACGGTAAAATCGGCGGCCGCACGTTTTTAGAAATTGCCCAGGATATTATTCCAAAGGCTGCCGGTGTGATCTGTAACGGTTCATGCTCCAGCTATGGCAATATTCCGGCGGCAAAACCCAACCCCGGTGGATATAAGGGCGTTGGTGAAGTGATGGGAATCAAGACCGTAAACATTGCCGGTTGTCCGCCGAATGGCATCAATTTTGTCGGTACGGTGGTCAACTATCTGTTGCTGGGCAAACTTCCAGACCTGGATGATTTGGGTCGTCCGGTGTGGGCGTATGGTAAAACCATTCATGATCAGTGTCCGCGACGGTCGCATTTTGAAAACGAGGAGTTTGTTGAAGAATTCGGTTCTGAGGAAGCTGCGCTGGGTTATTGTCTTTACAAAGTCGGCTGCCGGGGACCGGAAGCTTATAACAATTGCCCCGTAGCCAAATTCAATGACGGCACCAGCTGGCCGGTTGAGGCCGGTCATCCCTGCATCGGTTGCAGTGAGCCAAAATTCTGGGATAAATTCACGCCGTTTTATGAGGAACTGTAGACTTTAGCATCGCTATCCAAGAAAACAAGGGAGGAACCTTATGGCAAAGCGAATCGTAATAGATCCAATCACCCGTATCGAGGGTCACCTCCGGATCGAAGTCGAGGTGGCCGGAGGCAAGGTGGTCAATGCCTGGAGTTCAGGCCAGATGTTCCGGGGCATTGAGATGATCCTGCAAGGCAGAGATCCCCGGGATGCCCACCACTTTGTGCAGCGCTCCTGCGGGGTCTGAACATACACCCATGCTCTGTCCTCGGTGAGGGCAGTCGACAATGCCGTCGGCGTCAAAATACCAAAAAATGCACGCATCATTCGTAATTTGCTGATGGGTGCCCAATTTCAACATGATCATATTGTTCATTTTTATCATCTGCATGCTTTAGACTGGGTCGATGTTGTTAGCGCTTTAGCGGCCGACCCCAAGAAAACAGCCGCGCTGGCAGACAATGTCAGCAACGCGCCATGGGGTGGAACCGTTTATTTCAAAAATGTGCAGCAACGGCTCCAGACTTTTGTGGACAGCGGCCAGCTGGGTCCCTTTGCAAATGCTTACTGGGGTCATTCGGCCTATAAGTTGCCGCCCGAAGCCAATCTGATGGCAGCCGCCCATTACATTGAGGCTTTGCGTCTGCAGGCCAAGGCGGCCAGAATGCATGCCATTTTTGGCGGCAAAAATCCGCATCCGCAGTCACTGGTGGTCGGCGGCGTGACCTGTGTAAGAGACCTTACGCCGGATCGCATTGCTGAATTCTTGTACATCACCAAAGAAACCCAGGATTTCATTGAAAATGTTTATATTCCGGACCTTCTGGCAGTCGCCTCTTTTTACAAGGAGTGGGGCGCTATTGGCGGAACAAGCAACTTCCTGGCCTGGGGCGAATTTCCTGAAACCGATAAAGAGCCCGAAAGCCTTTATATGCCGCGAGGCGTCATCATGAACCGTAACATTGGCGGCGTAAAAATGGCCAGCCAGGCGAAGGTTTCAGAAGATGTAACCCGAGGTTGGTATGAGAAAGGCCCGGCCAGACATCCCTACGAGGGTGAAACCAAGCCATTGCAGGAAAATCCAAAATACCGACCGGGTGACGGCCAATATACCTGGTTTAAAGCCCCGCGTTACGATGGCGAGCCCTGTGAGGTGGGTCCGCTGACCCGCGTTCTGGTGGCCTATGCCAAGGGACACAAGGACATTAAACCCCTCGTGGATCATGTGCTCAAAACCCTGAGTGTGGATGCCAATGCCCTATTTTCAACCCTGGGCCGCACAGCCGCCAGAGGCATCGAGGCGCTGGCGATTGGTAAGCGCAATCAGGCCTGGGTGATGGAACTGGTCGAAAATCTCAAATCTGGCGATACCCAGACCTATGAGCCTTACGAGATGCCGGATAGCGGCATGGGCGTCGGCTTAAACGACGTGCCCAGGGGATCTCTGGGGCACTGGGTCGAAATTGAAGATAAAAAGATCAAAAATTACCAGTATGTGGTGCCCTCCACCTGGAACCTCGGCCCGCGGGATGCCAACGGCAAACTGGGCCCGGTGGAAGAATCTCTGATCGGCACACCAGTAGCGGATCCCAAAAAGCCGCTGGAGGTCCTGCGTACGGTTCATTCCTTTGATCCCTGTATTGCCTGTGGTGTCCATGTGATTGATCCGGACTCCAACGAGGTGTATAAGATCAAAGCGCTGTAATGTGCAAACCTTGACCGAAACGGCCTTCCAGATTTTTGGAAGGCCGTTTTTTAATGCTGTTGACGCTCAGTCCGTTTTTGGTGTATGAATCAAGCTTTTGGATGGCATCATACTAAAATCTGAAAATCATGATGTTTGAATAGGTTAAAAGTGACTGACCAAAACCCTTTTGATGAAATCTATGCCGTCGATGTGATGGTTCTGGGCATCGGCTGCACGCTGTATTCCGATGAAGGCTTTGGCGTGCGGGTGATCGAAAAAATGCAAGCGGAATACGACTTCCCTGAAGATGTGCTGTTGGTGGACGGCGGCGTGCTGGGTATAAATTTGCTGGGGGTGATCTCCAAACCGGCGCATCTGATTGTTGTCGATGCCATTCGCAACAAAGGCAATCCCGGCGATTTATACCGTCTCGCAGGCGATGCCATCCCGGCGCGCATTCGGGCCAAAAATTCATTGCACCAGGTTGATTTTCTGGAAGCCTTAACCCTCTGCCAGGCGCTCGATCACGTGCCGGAAACCGTCATTGTCGGTATCGAGCCTGAAGATATCGATACGATGTGCGTTGATCTGACACCACTGATCCAGAGCAAAGTGGATGATGTCATTGCCATGGTTCTGGCAGAACTCGATCGTTTAGGTGTTAAATATACTACGAAAGGAACTGCTGATAATGTGTCTGGCAATCCCGTCTAGGATTACAAAGATTGAAAATAATATGGCAACCATTGATGTGGAGGGCGTTCAAAGAGAAGCCAGTTTGTTACTTCTTGAGGATGCCCAGGTCGGTGATTATGTGATCGTCCATGCTGGCTTTGCCATCTCTAAACTCGATCAAGCAGCGGCTCAGGAGACATTGGACCTTTTGCGCGAGGCAATCGCCGCGGTAGAGAAAAGCGAATCCAAACAAAATTAGGCAACAACCACAGTCATACGAGCGCAATCGCCATTTTTTGATCCCACAATTATTGAGCCACCCCGCCCAGACCACACGCCATTGATGCCGTTATGCCAAATATTACTGCAGCTAAAAGAATTGACGTCAACGGCATAGTTCAGGGAGTCGGTTTTCGGCCCTTTGTATACAACCTTGCCCTTCAATATGATTTGAAAGGCGAGGTGGCCAATACCGCTGCCGGTGTATCAATTCTGCTTGAAGGATCGCCAGAAGGCATCCAGGCCTTTGAGACGGATCTGACTGAGAATTGCCCACCCCTTGCCCATATTGTTGAAATAACAGCACGCTCCGCCTCCGTAAAGCCGTACACAGAATTTAGGATCGTCAAGAGCAGGGGCCAGGCGCGCATGTCCACCCTGATATCGCCGGATGTGTCGATTTGTGATGATTGTTTGCGGGAGCTTTTTGATCCCAATGATCGCCGCTATCTGTATCCGTTTATCAACTGCACCAACTGCGGGCCGCGCTACACCATCATCGATGATATT
This genomic interval carries:
- a CDS encoding nickel-dependent hydrogenase large subunit, whose translation is MILQGRDPRDAHHFVQRSCGVUTYTHALSSVRAVDNAVGVKIPKNARIIRNLLMGAQFQHDHIVHFYHLHALDWVDVVSALAADPKKTAALADNVSNAPWGGTVYFKNVQQRLQTFVDSGQLGPFANAYWGHSAYKLPPEANLMAAAHYIEALRLQAKAARMHAIFGGKNPHPQSLVVGGVTCVRDLTPDRIAEFLYITKETQDFIENVYIPDLLAVASFYKEWGAIGGTSNFLAWGEFPETDKEPESLYMPRGVIMNRNIGGVKMASQAKVSEDVTRGWYEKGPARHPYEGETKPLQENPKYRPGDGQYTWFKAPRYDGEPCEVGPLTRVLVAYAKGHKDIKPLVDHVLKTLSVDANALFSTLGRTAARGIEALAIGKRNQAWVMELVENLKSGDTQTYEPYEMPDSGMGVGLNDVPRGSLGHWVEIEDKKIKNYQYVVPSTWNLGPRDANGKLGPVEESLIGTPVADPKKPLEVLRTVHSFDPCIACGVHVIDPDSNEVYKIKAL
- a CDS encoding HypC/HybG/HupF family hydrogenase formation chaperone, producing MCLAIPSRITKIENNMATIDVEGVQREASLLLLEDAQVGDYVIVHAGFAISKLDQAAAQETLDLLREAIAAVEKSESKQN
- a CDS encoding HyaD/HybD family hydrogenase maturation endopeptidase, whose translation is MTDQNPFDEIYAVDVMVLGIGCTLYSDEGFGVRVIEKMQAEYDFPEDVLLVDGGVLGINLLGVISKPAHLIVVDAIRNKGNPGDLYRLAGDAIPARIRAKNSLHQVDFLEALTLCQALDHVPETVIVGIEPEDIDTMCVDLTPLIQSKVDDVIAMVLAELDRLGVKYTTKGTADNVSGNPV
- a CDS encoding hydrogenase small subunit, with the translated sequence MEKEKAFYERLEGKGVSRRDFMKFCTFLTATMGLSSSFVPKVAEVFAAPAQRPPVIYLHFGECTGCTEALIRSMYPWIDELVLEILSIEYHETIMAAAGHQAEEQLQHAADKYKGKFICVVEGGIPVKFDGGYGKIGGRTFLEIAQDIIPKAAGVICNGSCSSYGNIPAAKPNPGGYKGVGEVMGIKTVNIAGCPPNGINFVGTVVNYLLLGKLPDLDDLGRPVWAYGKTIHDQCPRRSHFENEEFVEEFGSEEAALGYCLYKVGCRGPEAYNNCPVAKFNDGTSWPVEAGHPCIGCSEPKFWDKFTPFYEEL
- a CDS encoding nickel-dependent hydrogenase large subunit; the protein is MAKRIVIDPITRIEGHLRIEVEVAGGKVVNAWSSGQMFRGIEMILQGRDPRDAHHFVQRSCGV